A window from Salvia miltiorrhiza cultivar Shanhuang (shh) chromosome 2, IMPLAD_Smil_shh, whole genome shotgun sequence encodes these proteins:
- the LOC131009693 gene encoding uncharacterized protein LOC131009693 has translation MAAQSKKKKNQKGYVEGTGDSPVKKKQKRISLPGIVIREPISGQVKGPRTIQQDTNKGKGKIILDPDSAKVKKSRTVQQYKNKNPDQMIEGECSKAAERKKNKGKRMLSERKFCVKYYIVVHF, from the exons ATGGCTGCtcaatccaaaaagaaaaagaatcagAAAG GTTATGTTGAGGGAACAGGTGATTCCCCTGTCAAAAAGAagcaaaagagaatttcacttCCTGGTATAGTTATTCGAG aaCCGATTTCTGGCCAAGTGAAGGGACCACGTACAATTCAACAAGATACAAATaagggaaaaggaaaaataattttag ATCCCGACTCTGCCAAAGTAAAGAAATCGCGTACAGTGCAACAATATAAAAACAAGAATCCAGATCAAATGATTGAAG GTGAGTGTTCCAAGGCAGCTGAacggaaaaaaaataaaggaaaaagaatgtTGAGTGAACGTAAATTTTGTGTAAAATATTATATTGTGGTTCATTTTTAA